In the genome of Nocardia sp. NBC_00416, one region contains:
- the cobM gene encoding precorrin-4 C(11)-methyltransferase has product MTVHFIGAGPGAADLLTVRAVQLLGRCPVILYPGTYLDPEILGHCAPDAELIDTQRLDLDQITEHLVTAHRADRAVARLCSGDPSLYSALTEQTRRLDAAGVPWDITPGVPAYAAAAALLGAELTVPEVAQSVVLTRTRARSTAMPESEALAEFARTRATLVLHLAITRTRELAAELAGHYGSDCPVAVVYRASRPDQVVLRGTLADIADRVESAGLRQAAVIMVGWALAPGVDCAQSHLYDPARDRAHLGH; this is encoded by the coding sequence ATGACGGTGCACTTCATCGGCGCCGGGCCCGGCGCCGCCGACCTGCTCACCGTGCGCGCGGTCCAACTCCTGGGCAGGTGCCCGGTGATCCTGTACCCGGGCACCTACCTGGATCCGGAGATCCTCGGACACTGCGCGCCGGACGCGGAGCTGATCGACACTCAGCGACTCGACCTCGACCAGATCACCGAGCACCTGGTCACGGCCCATCGCGCGGACCGGGCGGTGGCGCGGCTGTGCTCGGGCGATCCTTCGCTCTACTCCGCGCTCACCGAGCAGACCCGCCGCCTCGACGCCGCGGGAGTGCCCTGGGACATCACCCCGGGCGTCCCCGCCTACGCCGCCGCGGCCGCGCTGCTCGGCGCGGAACTCACCGTGCCGGAGGTCGCGCAGTCGGTGGTGCTGACCCGCACCCGCGCCCGGTCCACCGCGATGCCCGAATCCGAGGCGCTGGCGGAGTTCGCCCGGACCCGCGCCACCCTGGTATTGCATCTCGCTATCACTCGGACCCGGGAGCTGGCCGCCGAACTGGCCGGACACTACGGATCGGACTGCCCGGTCGCGGTGGTGTACCGCGCGAGCCGGCCGGACCAGGTGGTGCTGCGCGGCACGCTGGCCGATATCGCCGACCGGGTCGAATCGGCGGGCTTGCGGCAGGCCGCGGTGATCATGGTCGGCTGGGCGCTCGCGCCCGGTGTGGACTGTGCGCAATCCCATCTGTACGACCCGGCACGGGACCGCGCACATCTGGGCCACTAG
- a CDS encoding PPOX class F420-dependent oxidoreductase, with the protein MASLSDPQVREFLSHGTRTAKVAFTAADGRPVVTPVWFLLDGDEIVFNTGKNTAKGKALQRDPRIALVVDLEEPPYGAVQVQGTVTLSEDPAELLRTATAIGGRYMGTARAEEFGRRNGVPGELLVRVKPVKVVAFFDAVG; encoded by the coding sequence ATGGCCTCACTTTCCGATCCCCAGGTGCGTGAATTCCTCAGCCACGGAACCCGTACCGCCAAGGTGGCTTTCACGGCCGCTGACGGTCGCCCGGTGGTAACTCCCGTCTGGTTCCTGCTCGACGGCGACGAAATCGTGTTCAACACCGGTAAGAACACCGCGAAAGGCAAAGCATTGCAGCGGGATCCGCGGATCGCGCTGGTGGTGGACCTGGAGGAGCCGCCGTACGGGGCGGTGCAGGTGCAGGGCACGGTCACGCTGTCCGAGGATCCGGCCGAATTGTTGCGCACCGCCACCGCGATCGGCGGCCGGTACATGGGGACCGCTCGCGCCGAGGAATTCGGACGCCGCAACGGGGTGCCCGGGGAACTGCTGGTGCGCGTGAAGCCGGTGAAGGTGGTCGCGTTCTTCGACGCCGTCGGCTGA
- a CDS encoding DUF6290 family protein: MANTAKSRTSSTQDAVPANTTFSLRLRPKDYRTLMSYANLRKISIAELAREFILEGLKNALDPVEIERQMEEEKQRLLAYAKELREAAAEQSDDE; this comes from the coding sequence ATGGCAAATACCGCAAAGAGCAGAACATCGAGTACGCAAGACGCCGTTCCGGCGAACACCACCTTCAGTCTTCGGTTGCGGCCGAAGGATTACCGGACCTTGATGAGCTACGCGAACCTGCGCAAGATCTCCATTGCCGAGCTCGCGCGCGAGTTCATTCTCGAAGGGCTCAAGAACGCCCTCGACCCCGTCGAGATCGAACGGCAAATGGAGGAGGAGAAGCAGCGCCTGCTCGCTTACGCCAAAGAACTACGCGAGGCCGCTGCGGAGCAATCCGACGATGAGTGA